TTAAAGGTGAGCTCGTTCTTCCGTCTAGGGTAATAAACGATGTTGTAACACCATTTGTTATCGATAAATGCGCTGTCCCGCAGGGCGTAGTTGTAGGTGTCCACACCTGTCCGCGAGAGTGGGCTGGTAAAGCTTTTATCAAAAAACTTTAGATAGTTGTCATAGATATCATAACTCTGGTACAAGTCCTTTACGAAAGCTATTATCGCTTGATTGTTCTCGAACCCAGAGTTCTTGTTTCCCAATATTTCTTCCTTTTCTTCCTTTAGGATGTTATCTCCGTAAACTTTTGAAAATGTCTCGTTCAAAAAGATGGGCAAATACGTTTTCCCAGTAATTCTTGAAGTATCCAAATCTTGAAAAATAAACTCAAGCCCTTTGAATATCTTTCGTTTCATCAAGGCACTATCTATAGTGTTCAGATCAAACTCTACCTTTTCATATTTATCGAATGCATACTGATTAAACTTACGCACTCCATTTTCCCGTTTCTTGGCCCAAATTTTGCGAAGTATATCTACCGCAGGATTATTTTTTTTGATTGTTTTCCTGAAATCAGGATTACCTCGTTTAGCTGTTCCGTAGCCTCTATCAGTGTGATTTTCATATTGTACATCACCCTGGTAGTCAGTGGCATCTCAACATTATCAAATCCAATAAAAGAAATTACAAGCACCTCATGATTGTTATCGGATTCCAAATAGAATCTACCGTCGTCATTGGTAATGGTCCCCTCTGTAGAATTTTTAAAAAGTATGTTTGCGAAGGCCACAGGCTCGCCAGCTTCATCCACCACAATTCCGCCAACCTTGGTCTGTGAATGCACTAGAATTGAAAATAAAATGAAAAGGGAAATTAAGGTTTGTTTCATGAATGATGATGTATTCCAAAGAAGCTACGTCGCAATTAACATATCAAAAAAAAGCTTCTTCAACCTTGGTCGAAGAAGCTAAGATACTTTTACAAAGGATACCGATTATTTATATAACACTTTTTTAACGGCGTTAACAACATCCTTATGATTGGGCAACCACTCCTCTAACAAAACCGGAGAATATGGCGCAGGCGTATCTGCCGTATTAATTTTTACGATTGGAGCGTCCAGATAGTCAAAAGCATGTGCCTGAACGTGATAAGTGATTTCCGTAGCTACATTCCCAAAAGGCCAGGCCTCTTCCAATACCACCAAGCGATTCGTTTTTTTGACAGACTTTAATATGGCATCATAATCCATAGGTTTTACGGTACGTAAATCTATGATCTCACAACTAATTCCTTCCTTTTCCAACTCATCCGCAGCTTTGTCCGCTTCCTTAATAATCTTCCCAAAAGAAACTATGGTAACATCTTTACCTTCCCTGCGAATATCCGCAACACCAATTGGTATTACGTAATCCCCTTCAGGGACCTCCCCCTTATCCCCGTACATTTGTTCAGATTCCATGAAAATGACCGGATCGTCATCACGGATAGCGGCTTTTAAAAGCCCTTTCGCATCAGCGGGATTGGATGGAACAATTACCTTTAAACCAGGGCAATTGGCATACCAGCTTTCAAAAGCCTGTGAATGCGTTGCTGCCAACTGACCTGCAGAAGCCGTAGGGCCCCTAAAAACAATTGGACACGGAAATTGCCCGCCGGACATTTGTCTTATTTTGGCCGCATTGTTTATAATTTGGTCAATCCCTACCAAAGCAAAGTTGAAGGTCATAAATTCCACTATAGGTCGGTTACCCGTCATGGTAGAACCAACAGCAACCCCGGCAAAACCTAGTTCTGAAATAGGCGTGTCAACAACCCGTTTGGCTCCAAATTCATCCAACATTCCTTTAGAAGCTTTATAAGCGCCATTATATTCCGCAACTTCCTCTCCCATTAAATAAATGGACTCATCCCTGCGCATCTCCTCGGACATAGCTTCAGCTATCGCTTCTCTAAATTGTAGTGTTTTCATTTCTGTAAATAATTGTTGGATTGAAAGCAAGCAAAAATAGCAAATTATATATCAAAATATCCTTTGGCAGAATCAAAAAAGCAATAAAATTTACTATGCATGCATAGTAAATTTCGAAATTAATAGTTATCTTCGTGACCATCATTTTAAAAGCATTTGATTAATGAAAATATTAGTTTGTATAAGTAATGTTCCGGACACTACTTCTAAAATAAATTTCACTGATGGTGATACTAAATTCGATACTAACGGCGTACAGTTCGTCATTAATCCTAATGATGAATTTGGGTTAACAAGAGCTATGTGGTTTAAGGAAAAACAAGGTGCAACGGTGCATATTGCGACTGTTGGCGGGGCCAATGTTGAACCTACCATGAGAAAAGCCCTGGCCATTGGTGCGGACGAAGCCATCCGTGTCAATGCAGAACCCACGGATGGATTTTTCGTTGCCCAACAATTGGCTCAGGTTGTAAAGGATGGAGATTATGACTTGATTATTGGAGGAAGGGAATCCATTGATTACAATGGTGGAATGGTTCCCGGTATCCTTGCATCCCTTTTGGATATGAATTTTGTAAATACCTGCATCAGTCTTGAAGTGGACGGCGATAAGGCTACTGCAATCAGGGAAATTGATGGTGGAAAGGAAACCTTGAGCACTAGCTTACCACTCGTAGTAGGCGGACAAAAAGGCCTAGTTGAAGAAAGCGATTTAAGAATTCCTAACATGCGTGGCATTATGCAAGCACGACAGAAAAAACTCAATGTTGTAGAACCCATAGATACGGCCATAAAAACAACGGATATCAAATTTGATAAGCCCGCACCAAAAGGAACTGTAAAATTGGCAGATAATGTAGATGAATTGGTGAACTTGCTCCATAATGAGGCCAAGGTCATTTAGTCAGTTTACTTGCCATAATTTAAGAATCAAAAATTAAAAAAATGTCAGTACTAGTATATACAGAGTCCGAAAACGGAAAATTCAAAAAGAATGCCTTTGAAGTAGCATCCTATGCAGCGTCCGTTGCGAAGCAGTTGGGCACGACTGCCACTGCAATTGCTATCAACTCTAATTCGAACGAAGAGTTGGGTACCTATGGAATCAGCAAGGTGCTTAACATTAAAAATGATGCATTGGCTACATTTAATGCTAAGGCGTATGCCCAAGCTATCTCACAAGCTGCACAAAAAGAAAGTGCGAGCGTAATTATAGTAAGTTCAAGCGCGGATACTAAATATATGGCGCCACTTTTGGCGGCATCATTGGAAGCCGGATATGTCCCTAATGTGGTAGAAGCACCTGAGGGCACTAGTCCCTTTAAAGTAAAAAGAACGGCTTTCAGTAACAAGGGATTTGCGCATACCGAGATTAAGTCCGATATAAAAATAATTGGTGTGTCCAATAACGCCTTCGGTGTAATTGAAAATAAGGTTGAAGTTTCATTAGAAGATTTTTTAGTTTCTTTGGATGATGATGCGTTTACCACTAAATCTGTGGACATCGACAAGGTGGTTGGAAAGGCAACCATAGCCGACGCTGATATAGTAGTATCCGCGGGTAGAGGTTTAAAGGGTCCTGAAAACTGGGAAATGATAGAAGAATTGGCCGATGTTTTGGGAGCTGCAACCGCTTGCTCAAAGCCAGTGTCGGATTTGGGTTGGAGACCTCATGGTGAGCATGTAGGGCAAACAGGAAAACCCGTAGCAAGTAATCTTTATATTGCTATTGGAATATCAGGTGCAATTCAACATCTTGCGGGGGTTAGTGCCTCCAAAACCAAAGTAGTCATCAATACCGATCCTGAAGCGCCCTTTTTTAAAGCTGCGGATTATGGAATAGTAGGAGATGCCTTTGAAGTAGTACCCGAATTGATAGAAAAATTAAAGGAATTTAAAGCCCAAAACGCTTAATTTTTGTTAATTTGTGCCCCGAAAGGGCTGTTCAAATAGTTGGCGTCCCAAGTATTTTGAACAGCCTTTTTTAGTTAATAAAACCTATGAGTCTAGTACGATTAAAAATAAAAGGGATTTCTTATAGCCAAACCCAAAATGGCGCATATGCCCTTATATTGAATGAAGTTGAAGGAGACCGCAAACTCCCCATTGTCATCGGTGCTTTTGAGGCTCAGTCTATCGCGATTGCGTTAGAAAAGGAAATTAAGCCTCCCAGACCACTTACACATGACCTTTTTAAGAATTTTTCCGACCGTTTTGATATTGTCATCAAACAGGTCATCATACATAAATTAGTAGACGGTGTTTTTTATTCGAGTATAATCTGTGAAAGGGACGGAATAGAAGAAATTATAGACGCCCGTACGAGTGACGCCATTGCTTTAGCCCTCAGATTTAACGCCCCTATTTTTACCTATAAAACCATTTTGGACAAGGCTGGCATCTTTTTAAAATTCTCAACAAAGGACAAAGAAAAGAAAAATGACGATAGTATTATGGTAGATGAAATTCTACAAGAAGGCGAAACTGTTGAGATAGAGTCAGGTGCCTCGGACGGCTACCAAGAATTAAGTATAGAGGAACTTGAAAAAGAACTCAAAAAGGCCGTTGCCAATGAAGATTATGAGAAGGCGGCCAAACTAAGGGATGAGATTTCCAAAAGAAACTAAAGTACAAATACCGCTACATGAAAAAAAGTACTTGGTTACTGTTCATTATTCTTGCCCTAATTTGCTCCCTTAACACCTTCTCTCAGACCCCAGTAGGAATTGATACAATCTCAAATTCCGTGGACACCATTACCCTTAACGACATTGAAACCCCAACCTCTGTTACAGTGGTTGAGAACGAAGGTTTCTCCATAAATAGCCTGTGGCGTGGCATTTTAGGAATGCTGGTGCTGATGGGAATTGCATTTTTATCCAGTTCAAATAGAAGGGCAATAAATTGGAGAACCGTTGGAATAGGACTCTCTTTGCAATTGATTATTGCCATAGGAGTTTTAAAGGTTCCTTTTGTTCAACTCGTTTTCGAACAGATTGGTAAAGTATTCGTGAGTATTCTGGAGTTTACCCGGGCGGGAAGTAAATTCCTTTTTGAAGGCCTTGTCGTAGACACCAATACTTTTGGTTATATTTTCGCCTTTCAGGTATTACCTACCATTATTTTCTTTTCAGCGCTAACGTCTTTATTGTTCTACTTAGGAATTATACAAAAGGTTGTAAAAGGCCTAGCTTGGTTATTGTCCAAGAGTCTGGGTATCTCAGGTGCAGAAAGCTTATCCGTTGCCGGAAATATATTTCTTGGCCAAACGGAGGCCCCACTTTTGATTAAGGCCTATTTGGAAAAAATGAACCGCTCAGAAATTCTTTTAGTAATGATCGGAGGAATGGCTACTGTTGCCGGAGCGGTACTTGCGGCCTATATTGGATTTTTGGGAGGTGAGGACGAAGTGCTACAGCTTGTGTTTGCCAAACATTTATTGGCGGCTTCGGTCATGGCGGCCCCAGGTGCAATTGTTATTTCTAAAATGTTATATCCACAGACGGAAACCATAAATACGGACGTTAGTGTTTCCTCAGAAAAAATAGGTTCCAATATTTTGGATGCAATTGCCAATGGAACTACGGAAGGATTGAAACTAGCCGTAAATGTTGGGGCCATGTTATTGGTTTTTGTCGCCATCATTGCAATGATTAATGGCATTTTGGAATGGACGGGAGACCTTACAAGCCTGAATGGTTGGATTGCGAATAATACCTCTTATCAGAAATTTTCGCTGGAAGCCATCTTAGGGACCATATTCGCACCACTGATGTGGTTAATAGGTGTTGCCAATGAGGATATCATGCTCATGGGTCAGTTATTGGGTATTAAGCTTGCGGCCAGTGAATTCGTAGGCTACATTCAACTGGCGGAATTAAAGGATATGACAACTCTGCCACACTTAAAGTTCAATAAATCCATCATTATGGCAACCTATATGTTATGCGGATTTGCAAATTTCGCTTCTATAGGCATACAGATTGGCGGGATTGGTTCCCTGGCTCCGGGTCAGAGAAAAACCCTTTCAGAGTTTGGAATGAAAGCGGTACTAGGCGGTTCTTTGGCCTCCCTATTATCTGCGACCATAGCAGGTATGATTTTGGGGTGAAGCCATCTACCCCGCAAAACGGGTGCTTAAATCTTTGGTTAATAATTTTTAATAAAAGCCTATCAGACTTTGACAAAAGGGCAATAGGCTTTTCCTATTTTTACAAAACTTAACCAAAGGGAATATGCCCTTAGGAAGGCTTGGGACTTATGAAACAATACCACGATTTACTTAAACATGTTTTAGCTGAAGGAAACCAAAAAGGAGACCGCACAGGAACGGGGACCAAAAGCGTTTTTGGCTACCAAATGCGGTTTGACCTCAGCGAAGGATTTCCTATGGTTACTACGAAAAAGTTGCACTTAAAGTCCATTGTGTACGAACTGTTGTGGTTTCTTAAAGGCGATACCAATATTGATTACCTTAAGGAAAATGGTGTACGTATATGGAATGAGTGGGCAGATGAGAATGGTGACTTAGGACCGGTTTACGGCCATCAATGGCGCAATTGGAACGGTGACGATATTGATCAAATCCAAGAGGTTATCAATTCCCTGAAAAACAATCCCAATAGTAGAAGAATGCTGGTCTCCGCTTGGAATCCAGGCGTACTGCCGAATACCTCTAAATCGTTCTCTGAAAATGTGGCCAACGGAAAAGCGGCCTTACCGCCTTGTCATGCCTTTTTTCAATTTTATGTCGCTGACGGTAAACTTTCGTGTCAACTATATCAAAGAAGTGCCGATATCTTTTTAGGTGTTCCCTTTAACATAGCGTCTTATGCCTTATTTACCATGATGATGGCGCAAGTATGTGGTTATGAGCCTGGGGATTTTATCCATACGTTTGGAGATGCCCACATATACAACAACCACATGGAGCAGGTAGAGCTTCAGTTAAGTAGGGAACCCAGACCACTTCCAAAAATGATTCTTAATCCGGAGGTAAGAAATATATTTGATTTTAAGTTCGATGATTTCACGCTTGTAGATTACAATCCCCATCCACATATTAAGGGAGTGGTAGCTATTTAGCATAGAGCATATTTATATCTGGTATTAGCCATAAATAAAGCCCAAACTTCCGCTTGGGCTTCACAGCAAAATAAATTTTCTTTTTCAAAAATTATTCCCTGGTGACCGTAATAAAATTGGAAAGGTCAAAATCACCAAAAAGATTATCCAGATTTTCTCCAGCCTCCAAACCAACAATACCATTCTCATACGTTAAGTGCCAAATATAACAAACACCCACTCCCGCTCCATCAAAATCTACGCCTTTTACCGCAGCCAAGGTAGGCGGCAAACCTAAGATATTGAGGACATCATCCGTAATTACATAGGTCTGGTTAGAACCGTTTAAATTACTGGAATCTAATGTGATGTTACTTACCATGTCAGGTGAGCCGTCTATGGTAAAAGTAAAAGGACCTCCAGAAAGTGTTCCCGCATCCAATGGTTCTCGGGTTACGGTTATTGAATTGGACAAGGCGAAGAAACCATCTAAATCTCCCGCATTCATTCCTACTTCCAGACCTACCAATCCATCCTCATAAGTAATATGCCAGATTAAGCAAACCCCTGCCCCTGCACTATCGAAATCAACCCCTTGAGCGGCTTCCAAAGTGGGTGGCAATCCAAGAATCTTCAAATCCGCATCGGTAATTACAAAACCACTATTTCCACCGTTAACTGCGGTGTCATCCAAAGCTAGGTCTGTTGCTTTATCCGGTGTTCCGTCAACAACAAACTCGTATGGTCCGCCTGATAAAGTACCTCCATTAAGAGCATTCCTAGTGACCATTATTGAATTTGAAAGTGCATATCCGCCAACCAAATCAGAAACGTTATTTCCTGCTTCAAGACCTGTTAGTCCATCCGCATAGGTCAAATGCCATATAAGACATACCCCAGCACCGGCTTCATCAAAGTTTACGCCTTCAATCGCAGCCAATGTTGGTGGCAGTCCAAGAATTGTGTTGGCATCATCTGTTATAACATAGGTCTGGTTGTCGCCATTTAGCAAGTTATCGTCCAAAGTGATACCACTAACCATATCAGCCATGCCATTAACCGTAAACTCAAAAGGACCACCTCCCAATACACCCGCGTTCAATCCATTTCTGTTTACGGTAATAAAATTGGAAAGGTCAAAATCACCAAAAAGATTATCCAGATTTTCTCCAGCCACCAAACCGTTCAAGCCCTGTTCATAGGTCAAATGATAAATATAACAAGAGCCCTCACCGGCTTCATCAAAATTCACACCCTCAACGGCCTCCAAAGTTGGCGGTAGTCCAAGTATGTTTCTTTCTGCATCGGTAATCACATAGTTTTGAAAACTACCCGTTAGCGTTGACGCATCAAGGGTTATCCCGCTTACCATATCAGGATTTCCATCCACTGTAAAGGTGAAAGGTCCTCCAGATAAAGTTCCCGCATCCAAGGTTATTTCGGCGACAGTAGGGTCGTCGTCCTCACAACTAACTATGAAGACAGACATAGCAAGTATCAGTAAAAGTGTTTTTAAATTATTCATAATCGGTCTATTTTTAAATCCGATTCAAAGAAACCCAGATGCTGTAACAGAAGTATCACACAAAATTCAATTTTTATTATCTATTGATTTTCAGTTTCTTAACCATTATTTTCTTAGGTTTTTGAAAGAA
This sequence is a window from Maribacter aestuarii. Protein-coding genes within it:
- a CDS encoding pyruvate dehydrogenase complex E1 component subunit beta — encoded protein: MKTLQFREAIAEAMSEEMRRDESIYLMGEEVAEYNGAYKASKGMLDEFGAKRVVDTPISELGFAGVAVGSTMTGNRPIVEFMTFNFALVGIDQIINNAAKIRQMSGGQFPCPIVFRGPTASAGQLAATHSQAFESWYANCPGLKVIVPSNPADAKGLLKAAIRDDDPVIFMESEQMYGDKGEVPEGDYVIPIGVADIRREGKDVTIVSFGKIIKEADKAADELEKEGISCEIIDLRTVKPMDYDAILKSVKKTNRLVVLEEAWPFGNVATEITYHVQAHAFDYLDAPIVKINTADTPAPYSPVLLEEWLPNHKDVVNAVKKVLYK
- a CDS encoding electron transfer flavoprotein subunit beta/FixA family protein translates to MKILVCISNVPDTTSKINFTDGDTKFDTNGVQFVINPNDEFGLTRAMWFKEKQGATVHIATVGGANVEPTMRKALAIGADEAIRVNAEPTDGFFVAQQLAQVVKDGDYDLIIGGRESIDYNGGMVPGILASLLDMNFVNTCISLEVDGDKATAIREIDGGKETLSTSLPLVVGGQKGLVEESDLRIPNMRGIMQARQKKLNVVEPIDTAIKTTDIKFDKPAPKGTVKLADNVDELVNLLHNEAKVI
- a CDS encoding electron transfer flavoprotein subunit alpha/FixB family protein, which translates into the protein MSVLVYTESENGKFKKNAFEVASYAASVAKQLGTTATAIAINSNSNEELGTYGISKVLNIKNDALATFNAKAYAQAISQAAQKESASVIIVSSSADTKYMAPLLAASLEAGYVPNVVEAPEGTSPFKVKRTAFSNKGFAHTEIKSDIKIIGVSNNAFGVIENKVEVSLEDFLVSLDDDAFTTKSVDIDKVVGKATIADADIVVSAGRGLKGPENWEMIEELADVLGAATACSKPVSDLGWRPHGEHVGQTGKPVASNLYIAIGISGAIQHLAGVSASKTKVVINTDPEAPFFKAADYGIVGDAFEVVPELIEKLKEFKAQNA
- a CDS encoding bifunctional nuclease family protein produces the protein MSLVRLKIKGISYSQTQNGAYALILNEVEGDRKLPIVIGAFEAQSIAIALEKEIKPPRPLTHDLFKNFSDRFDIVIKQVIIHKLVDGVFYSSIICERDGIEEIIDARTSDAIALALRFNAPIFTYKTILDKAGIFLKFSTKDKEKKNDDSIMVDEILQEGETVEIESGASDGYQELSIEELEKELKKAVANEDYEKAAKLRDEISKRN
- a CDS encoding NupC/NupG family nucleoside CNT transporter, which translates into the protein MKKSTWLLFIILALICSLNTFSQTPVGIDTISNSVDTITLNDIETPTSVTVVENEGFSINSLWRGILGMLVLMGIAFLSSSNRRAINWRTVGIGLSLQLIIAIGVLKVPFVQLVFEQIGKVFVSILEFTRAGSKFLFEGLVVDTNTFGYIFAFQVLPTIIFFSALTSLLFYLGIIQKVVKGLAWLLSKSLGISGAESLSVAGNIFLGQTEAPLLIKAYLEKMNRSEILLVMIGGMATVAGAVLAAYIGFLGGEDEVLQLVFAKHLLAASVMAAPGAIVISKMLYPQTETINTDVSVSSEKIGSNILDAIANGTTEGLKLAVNVGAMLLVFVAIIAMINGILEWTGDLTSLNGWIANNTSYQKFSLEAILGTIFAPLMWLIGVANEDIMLMGQLLGIKLAASEFVGYIQLAELKDMTTLPHLKFNKSIIMATYMLCGFANFASIGIQIGGIGSLAPGQRKTLSEFGMKAVLGGSLASLLSATIAGMILG
- a CDS encoding thymidylate synthase, which produces MKQYHDLLKHVLAEGNQKGDRTGTGTKSVFGYQMRFDLSEGFPMVTTKKLHLKSIVYELLWFLKGDTNIDYLKENGVRIWNEWADENGDLGPVYGHQWRNWNGDDIDQIQEVINSLKNNPNSRRMLVSAWNPGVLPNTSKSFSENVANGKAALPPCHAFFQFYVADGKLSCQLYQRSADIFLGVPFNIASYALFTMMMAQVCGYEPGDFIHTFGDAHIYNNHMEQVELQLSREPRPLPKMILNPEVRNIFDFKFDDFTLVDYNPHPHIKGVVAI